In one Gossypium hirsutum isolate 1008001.06 chromosome D09, Gossypium_hirsutum_v2.1, whole genome shotgun sequence genomic region, the following are encoded:
- the LOC107944528 gene encoding inorganic phosphate transporter 1-4, whose product MAREQLAVLNALDAAKTQWYHFTAIVIAGMGFFTDAYDLFCISLVTKLLGRIYYHVDGAPKPGSLPPNVAAAVNGVALVGTLVGQLFFGWLGDKMGRKKVYGLTLILMVVSSIASGLSFGSSAKGVIATLCFFRFWLGFGIGGDYPLSATIMSEYANKKTRGAFIAAVFAMQGFGILGGGIVGLIVSAAFDHAYKAPAYSVDAAASTVPQADYVWRIILMFGAIPAALTYYWRMKMPETARFTALVAKKAKQAAADMSKVLNMDLEAEEDKVIKIATDRTNSFGLFSREFLKRHGLHLLGTTTTWFLLDIAFYSQNLFQKDIFSVIGWIPKAASMNAIHEVYKIARAQTLIALCSTVPGYWFTVALIDIMGRFAIQLMGFFFMTVFMFALAIPYHHWTLEPNRIGCVIMYSLTFFFANFGPNATTFVVPAEIFPSRLRSTCHGISAAAGKAGAIVGAFGFLYAAQSTDPAKTDAGYPPGIGVRYSLIMLGVINFFGMLFTLLVPESKGKSLEELTGENGDENDEKQIQMDPSRTVPI is encoded by the coding sequence ATGGCTAGAGAACAGTTAGCAGTGCTGAATGCACTCGATGCAGCCAAGACTCAGTGGTATCATTTCACCGCCATTGTTATCGCAGGGATGGGATTTTTCACCGATGCTTACGATCTCTTTTGTATCTCATTGGTCACCAAATTACTCGGTCGTATATATTACCATGTCGATGGTGCACCCAAGCCCGGTTCCCTACCTCCCAACGTTGCTGCCGCTGTCAACGGTGTTGCTTTAGTCGGCACATTAGTTGGCCAACTGTTTTTCGGGTGGCTCGGCGACAAAATGGGCCGGAAAAAAGTCTATGGTCTCACTTTGATCCTCATGGTTGTTTCCTCTATTGCCTCTGGCTTGTCATTTGGAAGCAGTGCTAAAGGTGTTATAGCTACCCTTTGTTTCTTCCGGTTTTGGCTCGGTTTCGGCATTGGTGGTGACTACCCTCTTTCGGCTACGATTATGTCCGAATACGCCAACAAAAAAACTCGCGGAGCGTTTATCGCGGCGGTATTCGCAATGCAAGGGTTCGGGATTTTAGGTGGTGGTATTGTGGGACTTATTGTGTCTGCTGCATTTGACCATGCATACAAGGCACCTGCTTATTCAGTGGATGCGGCAGCCTCGACTGTGCCACAGGCTGACTATGTTTGGCGCATAATTTTGATGTTCGGTGCAATCCCGGCTGCTCTTACTTACTATTGGAGAATGAAGATGCCAGAAACCGCTCGGTTTACtgcccttgttgcaaagaaagCAAAACAGGCTGCGGCGGACATGTCGAAAGTGTTGAATATGGATCTCGAAGCCGAGGAAGATAAGGTCATAAAGATAGCGACAGATCGAACAAATTCCTTCGGCTTGTTCTCCAGGGAATTCTTGAAACGCCACGGACTTCATTTGCTGGGAACTACAACCACTTGGTTCTTATTAGACATTGCATTTTACAGCCAAAACCTATTCCAAAAGGACATCTTCTCCGTCATTGGATGGATTCCTAAGGCCGCAAGCATGAATGCGATCCACGAAGTGTACAAGATCGCCAGAGCTCAAACATTGATCGCTCTATGCAGTACGGTTCCGGGGTACTGGTTCACGGTGGCATTGATCGATATCATGGGAAGATTTGCGATTCAATTGATGGGATTTTTCTTCATGACCGTCTTCATGTTTGCTCTTGCAATTCCATACCATCATTGGACATTGGAACCTAATAGAATTGGGTGTGTGATCATGTATTCGCTCACCTTCTTTTTTGCCAATTTTGGACCCAATGCTACAACATTTGTTGTGCCAGCTGAGATCTTCCCTTCAAGATTGCGATCAACGTGTCACGGAATATCGGCTGCCGCTGGGAAAGCCGGGGCCATCGTCGGGGCATTTGGATTCTTATATGCGGCTCAAAGCACTGATCCGGCCAAGACCGATGCTGGCTACCCACCAGGCATCGGTGTCCGATACTCACTTATCATGCTCGGGGTCATCAATTTCTTTGGAATGCTATTCACTCTACTGGTGCCAGAATCAAAGGGCAAATCACTTGAGGAACTAACAGGTGAAAATGgagatgaaaatgatgaaaaacaGATTCAAATGGATCCTTCAAGGACTGTTCCCATCTGA